From the genome of Yersinia massiliensis, one region includes:
- the trbJ gene encoding P-type conjugative transfer protein TrbJ yields the protein MTFLNNRSLAAKIMFLVALSGSPVTQTSYAGGIPVMDLTNLTQNIMTAMESVAQTLKQIEQYKTQLQQYENMLQNTMAPAAWIWDQANNTINDLMRSVDTLNYYKQQVGSIDKYLDQYQDVTWYRNSPCFKGKSCSPQQMQAIRDTIAASSEAQKRSNDAMLRGVDQQQVSLQNDARQLVNLQQQAQGATGQMAAMQYANQLASSQTNQLLQIRGLLLAQQTATATRAAAVNAKESIETAGAESFRAGSLDKSPVKKW from the coding sequence ATGACTTTTTTAAACAACCGTTCTTTAGCCGCTAAAATTATGTTCTTGGTCGCGCTATCAGGTTCGCCAGTAACACAAACATCCTATGCGGGTGGTATTCCGGTAATGGATTTGACCAATTTAACGCAAAACATCATGACTGCGATGGAAAGTGTAGCGCAGACACTCAAACAGATTGAACAGTATAAAACTCAGCTTCAGCAATACGAGAATATGCTGCAAAACACTATGGCTCCGGCTGCATGGATATGGGATCAAGCCAACAACACAATTAACGACTTAATGCGTTCTGTAGACACATTGAATTATTACAAACAGCAGGTTGGCAGTATTGATAAATACTTGGATCAGTATCAAGACGTCACTTGGTATCGCAACTCTCCATGTTTCAAAGGTAAGAGCTGTTCACCTCAACAGATGCAAGCAATTCGCGACACTATCGCTGCCAGTTCTGAAGCACAGAAACGCAGTAATGATGCAATGTTACGCGGCGTGGATCAGCAACAAGTATCTCTACAAAACGATGCCCGACAGTTGGTGAACTTACAGCAACAAGCCCAAGGAGCTACAGGGCAAATGGCAGCAATGCAATACGCCAATCAATTAGCCAGTTCCCAAACTAATCAGCTTTTACAAATTCGCGGTTTACTGCTGGCACAACAAACAGCGACAGCTACACGCGCCGCCGCAGTTAATGCAAAAGAATCGATTGAAACAGCTGGGGCCGAGAGTTTCCGAGCTGGCAGCTTAGATAAAAGCCCAGTGAAAAAATGGTAA
- a CDS encoding TrbI/VirB10 family protein, whose product MANANTDNQMSPSNSPGSIGKTGVRRVNNLPLIIVLSVITIFIAIIAMVAVKRSDQQNQAPETPKSEKTVSSSSMAADIVAGHNNGIIPPEQITAPTQPSEPTEPTEPTTAIPVAKVDNPNEPPVPPRNNGSRQDIPNDPDLDRIKMAKLQQFEEAVKAKTTVSIPTLRDNATGADGATPTRDQTLARLEAVRRQIDQTQNEDPTSAYKKRLQQLQGNGGMSGDNASSGGDGLATSSSNDIEQFAGTGVTDRWALNTKVEAPRSPFEIRAGAVVPGVMISGVNSDLPGQIMGQVTQDVFDTPTGKYLLIPQGTRLTGSYTSDVAFGQSAVMIAWQRMIFPDGKALDIAAMPGADSAGYSGFRDQVNNHLFRIFSSAFLLSGVTAGVTYSQGRNENSNGNNSPTASSALSEALGQQFGQVTAQMIAKNLNIAPTLEIRPGYRFNIIVIKDMTFKKPYKSFDY is encoded by the coding sequence ATGGCAAATGCAAATACCGATAATCAAATGTCTCCATCCAACTCTCCTGGTTCAATAGGAAAAACGGGTGTTCGTCGAGTGAATAATCTTCCGCTAATTATTGTTCTCTCTGTGATAACAATATTTATCGCTATTATTGCTATGGTTGCAGTAAAAAGGTCTGACCAACAAAATCAAGCCCCTGAAACCCCAAAATCAGAAAAAACAGTTAGCAGCTCTTCAATGGCCGCAGATATTGTCGCTGGCCATAATAACGGTATTATCCCACCAGAACAGATTACCGCCCCAACTCAACCATCAGAACCAACTGAGCCAACAGAACCAACAACAGCGATTCCAGTTGCAAAAGTTGATAACCCAAATGAACCACCAGTACCTCCTCGTAATAACGGGAGCCGCCAAGATATACCTAACGATCCCGATTTAGACCGTATAAAAATGGCAAAGCTGCAACAATTTGAAGAAGCAGTTAAAGCTAAGACAACTGTTTCTATTCCAACACTTCGCGATAATGCAACCGGCGCAGATGGGGCAACACCGACAAGAGATCAAACCTTGGCGCGCTTAGAAGCTGTTCGGCGTCAAATTGATCAAACACAAAATGAAGACCCAACTTCGGCCTACAAAAAACGCTTACAGCAATTGCAAGGTAATGGCGGGATGAGCGGAGATAACGCGAGTTCTGGCGGTGATGGCCTTGCTACATCCAGTAGCAACGATATTGAACAATTTGCCGGTACTGGCGTAACAGACCGTTGGGCATTGAATACAAAAGTTGAAGCTCCTCGTTCACCATTTGAAATTAGAGCTGGTGCGGTTGTTCCTGGCGTAATGATCAGTGGCGTTAATTCTGATTTGCCTGGTCAAATAATGGGCCAAGTGACACAAGATGTATTTGATACTCCAACGGGCAAATATCTATTAATTCCTCAAGGAACTCGGCTGACTGGCTCATACACAAGTGATGTCGCTTTTGGTCAGTCAGCAGTAATGATTGCTTGGCAACGTATGATTTTCCCTGATGGAAAGGCGCTAGATATTGCAGCAATGCCCGGAGCTGATAGTGCCGGTTATTCCGGCTTCCGAGATCAAGTTAATAATCATTTATTCAGGATATTTTCCTCAGCATTCCTACTCTCTGGCGTTACTGCGGGGGTGACGTATAGCCAAGGGAGAAATGAGAACAGCAATGGGAATAATAGCCCTACCGCAAGCAGCGCATTAAGTGAAGCGTTAGGTCAACAGTTTGGCCAAGTCACCGCCCAAATGATTGCCAAGAATTTAAACATTGCACCAACTTTAGAAATTCGTCCTGGTTATCGCTTCAATATTATTGTCATTAAAGATATGACATTTAAAAAACCTTATAAATCATTTGATTACTAA
- a CDS encoding conjugal transfer protein TrbH, translating into MRKILVLTLLVFSIAGCISSPNGNYASAPIGFDQKMAEDTVKQLVLLYPPAHTRFTLKQSPTDAYGAYLVKSLRLKGYAIAELSHTDKQAASKTAFSSSTNMTLEYIVDSVANTNLYRVTINVGKQTLSRAYVSQNGSIYPSVSWARKE; encoded by the coding sequence ATGCGGAAAATTCTTGTTCTGACTTTATTAGTTTTCAGTATCGCGGGGTGTATATCCTCACCAAACGGCAATTATGCGAGTGCGCCAATTGGCTTCGATCAAAAAATGGCAGAGGACACAGTTAAACAACTTGTTTTGTTATACCCGCCAGCGCATACCCGCTTCACTTTAAAGCAGTCTCCTACTGATGCTTATGGTGCATATTTAGTTAAATCTCTTCGCCTTAAGGGTTATGCCATAGCTGAGCTATCACACACAGATAAGCAAGCTGCAAGTAAAACCGCGTTCTCTTCAAGCACAAATATGACGTTGGAATACATCGTTGATTCTGTAGCCAATACAAATCTTTATCGTGTCACGATAAATGTGGGTAAACAGACATTAAGTAGGGCTTACGTCTCACAGAACGGCAGTATCTATCCGTCAGTATCTTGGGCGAGGAAGGAATAA
- the trbG gene encoding P-type conjugative transfer protein TrbG — translation MKKTIISILALSVLATPSYSVLADDLADQYFSKETRQLTPQEKAAIAIGEKWQTGNATSKPVAAADGSIRFIFGSGQIQILCAVLQVCDIALQPGEQVNSINAGDPRFIVEPAITGSGASEQLHLIVKPLDVGLDTSLVVGTDRRTYHFRLRSSRKEFMPLVSFTYPEDAQAKWAAIQAREKKEKTDNTIPQTGEYLGNLNFNYDISGSARWKPTRVYNDGTKTIIEMSSEMRQSEAPTLLVVRKNGGVFSDPETVMVNYRVQGNRYIVDTIFDKAMLVVGVGSSQDRVTITRGK, via the coding sequence ATGAAAAAAACAATTATCTCTATATTAGCCCTTAGTGTTTTGGCTACACCCTCATATTCTGTTCTTGCTGATGATTTAGCCGACCAATATTTTTCAAAAGAAACTCGGCAATTAACACCTCAAGAAAAAGCCGCGATTGCTATTGGTGAAAAATGGCAAACAGGCAATGCTACCAGCAAACCTGTAGCGGCGGCTGATGGATCTATTCGGTTTATTTTTGGTTCCGGACAAATTCAGATTTTATGCGCTGTTCTTCAAGTTTGTGATATTGCATTACAACCAGGAGAGCAAGTTAACAGCATTAATGCTGGCGACCCACGCTTTATTGTTGAACCTGCTATTACTGGATCTGGTGCTTCTGAACAATTACATCTGATTGTGAAGCCATTAGATGTTGGCCTAGATACATCGCTTGTCGTCGGAACAGATCGCAGAACATATCATTTTCGTCTTCGTTCTTCCCGCAAAGAGTTTATGCCGTTAGTTTCATTCACCTACCCCGAAGATGCTCAAGCTAAATGGGCAGCAATTCAGGCGAGAGAGAAGAAAGAGAAGACTGATAATACCATTCCACAAACTGGTGAATATCTTGGGAACTTAAACTTCAATTACGATATTTCCGGATCAGCTCGTTGGAAGCCAACCCGAGTATATAACGATGGTACAAAAACCATTATTGAAATGTCGTCTGAAATGCGTCAGTCCGAAGCACCAACTCTATTAGTTGTTAGAAAAAATGGAGGGGTGTTCAGTGACCCTGAAACGGTAATGGTTAACTATCGAGTACAAGGAAATCGTTACATAGTAGACACGATTTTTGACAAGGCAATGCTCGTTGTCGGTGTCGGCTCAAGTCAAGACCGCGTAACAATTACCCGAGGGAAATAA
- a CDS encoding VirB8/TrbF family protein: MSAIQIWQVVGILALLIALTAVGGIIKIGSQSKFVPLVFQQDSTGNTLSVTRADKIPDAKIEDYRTTAAKFIENIRLVTADSSLQRKAVLQTYSYLSAKDPSTIKANEYLNSSKEANPFNRATKELVSVDVKSVMIISDESWQVDWEETLRGRDGTLKGKPYMMRAIVNLYQNQPTDDNAEVEVLRNPHFIFVRDFNWSKPL, translated from the coding sequence ATGTCAGCTATTCAGATCTGGCAGGTAGTTGGCATACTGGCTCTCCTAATTGCTTTAACAGCCGTAGGAGGAATAATTAAGATTGGTAGCCAGTCAAAATTTGTTCCTCTGGTTTTTCAGCAAGATAGTACGGGGAATACTCTTTCTGTAACTCGCGCTGACAAGATACCTGATGCAAAAATTGAAGACTATAGGACTACAGCAGCTAAGTTTATTGAAAATATTCGGCTAGTTACCGCTGATTCAAGTTTACAAAGAAAGGCTGTTTTACAAACTTATTCTTATCTATCCGCGAAAGATCCATCAACAATAAAAGCCAATGAATACCTTAATAGCAGTAAAGAAGCTAATCCATTTAATCGGGCAACTAAAGAATTAGTCAGTGTTGATGTTAAATCAGTAATGATTATTTCAGATGAATCATGGCAAGTAGATTGGGAGGAAACATTGAGGGGAAGAGATGGAACTCTAAAAGGTAAACCATACATGATGAGAGCCATTGTTAATTTATATCAGAATCAACCAACAGATGATAATGCAGAAGTTGAAGTGTTACGTAATCCCCACTTTATCTTTGTTCGTGATTTTAATTGGTCAAAACCACTTTAA
- a CDS encoding VirB4 family type IV secretion/conjugal transfer ATPase — protein sequence MIEYIPIAYGILGFLLVLILFSLIRAANNEISLKKFRSKDAGVSDLLNYAAVVADGVIVGKNGSFMSAWLYKGDDNASSTDAQRELISFRINQAFAKMGSGWMVHIDAVRRPAPNYSETGASHFRDPISAAVDEERRQYFESLGTLYEGFFVLTLTWFPPLLAQRKIIELMFDDDSEKHSKTSQTHHLIEQFQTETKNFADRLSSSISLVQLCSEKVTNEDGSEVTHDNLLSWLQFCLTGIIQPILLPNNPMYIDALIGGQELYAGVVPRIGRKFIQCVAIEGFPLNSYPGILSSLAELAIEYRWSTRFIFLDNFEAVSHLEKFRKKWKQKIHGFFDQIFNTGRGAVNEDALSMVGDASAAIAETNSGMVNQGYYTNNIILMGEDRALVEASARRVEKEIQRLGFASRTETINTMDAFFGSLPGHGVENVRRPLMNTMNVADMIPTSTIWTGENYAPSPLYQPNAPALMSCVTNGSSPFRLNLHVRDLGHGFMFGPTRSGKSTHLSTIAMQFLRYLGSRVYSFDKGMSMYPTCKAVGGNHFTVAANDDKLSFAPLSILKTRSDQAWAMEWIDTILALNGVTTTAAQRNEIAKAIVNMAASNSKTISEFSLLIQDEGIRDALKQYTVDGLMGHLLDAEEDGLTLADFITFEIEDLMNLGEKFALPVLLYLFRRIETSLDGRPTLIILDEAWIMLGHDVFREKIREWLKTLAKLNCSVLMATQNLSDASNSGILDVIVESTATKIYLPNVNAREESAAALYTRMGLNPRQIEIIASAVPKQDYYFVSEKGRRLYNLALGPLALAFVGSTDKESIAAIKELEARYGDAWVHEWLRIKGISLNDYGVAA from the coding sequence ATGATTGAATATATTCCTATAGCCTATGGAATATTAGGATTTTTATTGGTTCTAATCCTATTTTCCTTAATACGCGCTGCAAATAACGAAATTAGCTTAAAAAAATTTCGGTCAAAAGATGCTGGGGTATCCGATTTACTTAACTATGCAGCTGTTGTAGCAGATGGCGTAATCGTGGGTAAAAATGGCTCCTTTATGTCTGCATGGCTATATAAAGGTGATGATAATGCGAGTAGTACTGACGCCCAACGAGAGCTAATTTCATTTCGTATCAATCAAGCATTTGCCAAAATGGGTTCTGGCTGGATGGTACATATAGATGCCGTTCGACGCCCTGCGCCAAATTACAGTGAGACAGGAGCATCACACTTCAGAGATCCAATATCAGCGGCAGTTGATGAAGAACGTCGTCAATACTTTGAAAGTTTAGGGACGTTATATGAAGGCTTTTTTGTCTTAACCTTAACGTGGTTCCCTCCATTACTGGCGCAAAGAAAAATAATAGAATTGATGTTTGATGATGATTCAGAAAAACACAGTAAAACATCACAAACTCATCACTTAATCGAGCAATTCCAAACAGAAACAAAAAATTTCGCAGATCGTCTTTCTTCATCAATATCACTAGTTCAATTATGTAGTGAAAAAGTAACCAATGAAGATGGCAGCGAAGTTACCCATGATAATCTACTGAGTTGGTTGCAATTCTGTTTAACCGGAATTATTCAACCTATATTATTACCAAACAATCCAATGTATATAGACGCTCTAATTGGTGGCCAAGAGCTTTATGCTGGCGTTGTTCCACGAATAGGCCGCAAATTTATTCAATGCGTGGCTATTGAAGGTTTCCCATTAAATTCTTATCCAGGAATATTATCTTCATTGGCTGAGTTAGCTATTGAATATCGCTGGTCAACACGATTTATATTTTTAGATAATTTTGAAGCGGTAAGTCATTTAGAAAAATTCCGTAAGAAATGGAAGCAAAAAATTCATGGTTTCTTTGATCAGATATTCAACACTGGTCGCGGAGCTGTCAATGAAGATGCTTTGAGTATGGTTGGCGATGCCTCAGCAGCCATAGCAGAAACGAATAGTGGCATGGTTAATCAAGGATACTACACAAATAACATCATCTTAATGGGGGAAGATAGGGCGCTTGTAGAAGCTTCAGCACGTCGAGTTGAAAAAGAGATTCAGCGTTTAGGGTTCGCATCCAGAACCGAAACGATAAATACAATGGACGCATTCTTTGGATCTTTACCTGGTCATGGCGTGGAAAATGTTAGGCGACCTCTCATGAACACCATGAACGTTGCTGATATGATTCCAACCAGCACTATTTGGACTGGTGAAAACTACGCCCCTAGTCCTCTATATCAGCCAAATGCTCCAGCACTCATGAGTTGTGTTACAAACGGCAGCTCTCCTTTTAGGTTAAATCTACACGTTCGTGATCTAGGTCATGGTTTTATGTTTGGCCCAACACGTTCAGGAAAATCAACCCATTTATCAACTATTGCCATGCAGTTTTTAAGATATTTAGGCTCTCGCGTTTATAGTTTTGATAAAGGGATGTCAATGTACCCCACTTGTAAAGCTGTTGGGGGAAATCATTTCACTGTTGCTGCCAATGATGACAAATTATCTTTCGCTCCGTTATCAATATTAAAAACCAGGAGTGATCAAGCGTGGGCAATGGAATGGATAGATACTATTCTGGCGTTAAACGGGGTTACAACAACAGCAGCCCAGCGTAACGAAATTGCAAAAGCAATCGTCAATATGGCAGCGAGTAATTCTAAAACCATATCTGAGTTTTCATTATTAATTCAGGATGAAGGTATAAGGGATGCACTGAAACAATACACAGTTGATGGTTTGATGGGCCATTTACTTGATGCAGAGGAAGATGGATTAACTCTTGCGGATTTCATAACATTTGAAATTGAAGATTTAATGAACCTAGGCGAAAAATTTGCGCTTCCAGTTCTTCTTTATTTATTCCGACGTATAGAAACATCTTTAGATGGTCGACCAACATTAATCATTCTTGATGAAGCATGGATAATGTTAGGCCATGACGTATTCCGTGAAAAAATTCGTGAGTGGCTTAAAACCCTCGCTAAATTGAATTGCAGTGTATTAATGGCTACTCAAAACCTTTCTGATGCAAGTAATTCTGGAATATTAGACGTTATTGTCGAATCTACCGCCACGAAAATTTATCTTCCTAATGTTAACGCCAGAGAAGAATCTGCGGCAGCTCTCTATACCCGAATGGGCCTTAACCCTCGCCAAATTGAGATCATCGCTTCAGCGGTACCAAAACAAGATTACTACTTCGTAAGTGAGAAAGGTCGCAGGTTATACAACCTTGCATTAGGCCCGTTAGCACTCGCATTCGTGGGAAGTACAGATAAAGAGTCCATTGCTGCGATCAAGGAGTTAGAAGCCCGATACGGTGATGCTTGGGTACATGAATGGTTACGAATCAAAGGCATTAGCCTTAATGATTATGGAGTTGCAGCATGA
- a CDS encoding conjugal transfer protein TrbD — protein MALRTIPIRKSGNRHNLFMDGDREMVMFSGLLAAILIFAAQDWRAFFAGVVLWFSALWLLRLMAKSDPKMRQIYMRQRLYKKYYPARSTPFRINTEAQGKQYND, from the coding sequence ATGGCCTTACGCACGATCCCCATTCGTAAATCCGGTAATCGACATAACCTCTTCATGGATGGGGATCGTGAAATGGTTATGTTTTCTGGTTTGTTAGCCGCCATCTTGATATTTGCAGCTCAAGATTGGCGAGCTTTCTTTGCTGGTGTGGTTCTCTGGTTTAGTGCTCTTTGGCTATTAAGACTAATGGCAAAATCAGACCCCAAAATGCGACAAATTTATATGCGCCAGCGCCTCTATAAAAAATATTATCCTGCAAGATCAACTCCGTTTCGAATCAATACAGAAGCGCAAGGAAAGCAATACAATGATTGA
- a CDS encoding TrbC/VirB2 family protein, which yields MQMTMPSINISNKTMLLLGIALLLMLSTHPALASNTSGGGLPFDEWFTKIRQSVTGPFAFTAAIVGLVATGATLIFGGDMNGFMKTLIFIVLVMSFLVAAQNTLAAITGQGAQIAMTFKFMEAGSI from the coding sequence ATGCAGATGACCATGCCGAGTATCAACATTAGTAACAAAACCATGCTTTTGTTAGGCATTGCTTTGCTGCTGATGTTATCTACACATCCGGCATTAGCATCGAATACGAGTGGAGGAGGGCTACCATTTGATGAATGGTTCACCAAAATTCGTCAGTCTGTAACCGGCCCGTTCGCATTTACAGCCGCAATAGTTGGATTAGTAGCAACCGGTGCCACCCTCATTTTTGGAGGGGATATGAATGGCTTTATGAAAACGTTGATTTTTATTGTTCTTGTAATGTCCTTCTTAGTAGCTGCTCAAAATACACTGGCGGCGATCACAGGCCAAGGTGCCCAAATCGCTATGACATTTAAATTCATGGAAGCGGGGTCTATATAA
- the trbB gene encoding P-type conjugative transfer ATPase TrbB — protein sequence MQPNVEETSIGSRAKEKLRRDLGPLIIDALEDKMTAEIMLNPDGKLWIETFGKPMRHIGDLSFVRAEAIIKTIAGYHGKEITTLKPTLEGELPIDGSRFAGQLPPVVSGPTFAIRRKAVSIFTLTQYVESNVMTAHQSEVIRNAIRNHRNILVIGGTGSGKTTLVNAIINEMVVFDPSERVFIIEDTGEIQCAAENCVQYHSTLEVTMTMLLKTTLRMRPDRILVGEVRGAEALDLLDAWNTGHEGGAATLHANNALSGLTRLKSLISRNSSAPAEIEPLIAEAVHIIIHISRTPEGRRIQEVVEVSGYVDGKYITRNL from the coding sequence ATGCAACCTAACGTTGAAGAAACATCAATAGGCTCCAGAGCAAAAGAAAAACTGCGTAGAGACTTAGGGCCACTCATCATTGATGCTCTCGAAGATAAGATGACCGCCGAAATTATGCTCAATCCTGATGGCAAATTATGGATTGAAACATTTGGTAAGCCCATGCGCCACATCGGGGATCTTTCTTTCGTAAGAGCTGAAGCCATTATAAAAACTATCGCTGGTTATCACGGTAAAGAGATAACCACTCTAAAACCAACGCTTGAGGGTGAATTACCTATTGACGGTTCACGTTTTGCAGGACAACTCCCACCAGTAGTTAGCGGCCCAACTTTTGCTATACGCAGAAAAGCAGTATCAATCTTCACTCTTACTCAATATGTAGAAAGCAACGTAATGACAGCGCATCAAAGCGAAGTCATTAGAAATGCGATCAGAAACCATCGGAATATTTTGGTTATTGGTGGCACCGGCTCCGGTAAAACCACACTTGTAAACGCCATTATCAATGAAATGGTTGTATTCGATCCCAGCGAACGAGTTTTCATCATTGAAGACACCGGAGAAATCCAGTGTGCCGCTGAAAATTGTGTTCAATATCACTCAACCCTAGAAGTCACAATGACGATGTTACTAAAAACCACATTACGTATGCGGCCAGACCGCATTCTGGTTGGTGAGGTTCGCGGTGCAGAAGCATTAGATCTTCTCGATGCTTGGAATACTGGCCATGAAGGAGGAGCAGCAACCCTACATGCAAATAATGCGTTAAGTGGTTTAACCCGATTGAAATCTCTTATCTCACGTAATTCGTCAGCACCAGCGGAAATAGAACCCCTTATTGCAGAGGCGGTTCACATAATAATTCATATAAGTCGTACTCCAGAAGGTCGCCGCATACAGGAAGTTGTTGAAGTTTCAGGTTATGTGGACGGCAAATATATTACTCGCAATCTTTGA
- a CDS encoding transcriptional regulator, whose translation MYNLILFTNILRILEERGMTKSELHEVSGVSISFLSDLTNGKANPSLKVMEAIADALDTPLPILLESTDLDQDSLDALAGGKMPRSLPEGYERVSAIVTDHQAYIIRKWHEAAQNKIDTRTS comes from the coding sequence GTGTACAATCTTATCTTATTTACTAACATTCTTCGCATCTTAGAAGAACGAGGAATGACAAAAAGTGAATTACATGAAGTTTCAGGTGTATCTATTTCATTTTTGTCTGATCTCACCAATGGTAAGGCGAATCCATCGTTAAAGGTCATGGAGGCTATTGCTGATGCCTTAGATACTCCATTACCTATCCTTTTGGAGTCAACCGATCTTGATCAAGACTCTCTGGATGCGTTAGCCGGTGGAAAAATGCCTCGGAGTCTTCCTGAAGGGTATGAACGGGTATCGGCTATTGTTACTGATCATCAGGCTTATATCATAAGAAAATGGCATGAGGCCGCACAAAATAAAATCGATACCAGAACCAGCTAA
- a CDS encoding zeta toxin family protein, with the protein MSEDSNLPGLRMVVLAGPNGSGKSTVTDGLKLSQKFPPLYINADDISKNELGHIPDANSRNMAAAKLAEERRKTALKNGEAFAFETVMSTPGKIALFDEARSLGFSVDLIFVTTNDPMINFVRVENRVQLGGHAVPEEKIFERYARTMQLLPSAIEKADTAEVYDNSENGILPQLIAAKKDSIIEYSEPISDWVKECLISICNERCSSRERLITELKVLDPDAEILDANIGNNKCYSGLIVGITDFHVMQRLNTNPKQYLLHDKALCAPRTYEVKKSSVVSYAFGADGKHKLLSPKKSHGKSL; encoded by the coding sequence ATGAGTGAAGATTCTAATTTACCAGGGCTACGGATGGTAGTCTTGGCTGGGCCGAATGGTTCAGGGAAAAGCACTGTAACTGATGGATTAAAGCTTTCCCAAAAATTCCCCCCTCTTTATATCAACGCTGATGATATTTCTAAAAATGAGTTAGGCCATATCCCCGATGCTAACAGTCGTAACATGGCTGCTGCTAAATTGGCAGAAGAACGGCGAAAAACTGCTTTAAAAAATGGTGAAGCTTTTGCATTTGAAACCGTCATGTCTACGCCAGGAAAGATTGCTCTTTTTGATGAAGCGAGATCACTCGGTTTCAGCGTTGATTTAATTTTCGTTACAACCAACGATCCAATGATCAATTTTGTTCGCGTTGAAAACAGGGTGCAGCTCGGTGGCCATGCAGTTCCGGAAGAAAAGATTTTTGAACGTTATGCGCGAACCATGCAGCTATTGCCCAGCGCAATTGAAAAGGCTGACACCGCAGAGGTTTATGATAACAGCGAGAATGGCATACTCCCTCAGCTGATTGCAGCTAAGAAAGATTCGATAATTGAATACTCAGAACCTATATCTGATTGGGTAAAAGAATGTTTAATTAGCATATGCAATGAGCGATGTTCTTCTCGGGAACGTTTGATAACTGAATTAAAAGTGCTAGATCCCGATGCAGAGATATTAGACGCGAATATTGGAAACAATAAATGTTATAGCGGCCTTATTGTTGGTATAACAGACTTTCATGTAATGCAGCGACTTAATACAAACCCCAAACAATATTTACTCCATGATAAAGCTCTCTGCGCCCCGCGAACTTATGAAGTTAAAAAGTCTTCGGTTGTTTCTTATGCTTTTGGCGCTGACGGTAAGCATAAATTACTATCCCCTAAAAAAAGTCATGGAAAATCGTTATAA
- a CDS encoding CopG family ribbon-helix-helix protein has protein sequence MKTSSNTPVSVKIEPTIKARMERLGESRERTMHWLVTDAIKKYVEHEEKREELKEAAHKAWLSFQETGLHVSSEEANEWLTSLSEGHYKEPPKCHV, from the coding sequence ATGAAGACCTCTTCCAATACACCTGTATCAGTCAAGATTGAGCCAACTATTAAGGCTCGTATGGAACGTTTGGGTGAAAGCCGTGAACGTACTATGCACTGGCTAGTTACAGATGCTATCAAGAAGTATGTTGAACATGAAGAGAAAAGAGAAGAGTTAAAAGAGGCCGCTCATAAAGCTTGGCTATCCTTCCAAGAAACTGGCTTGCATGTTTCATCTGAAGAGGCCAATGAATGGCTCACCAGTTTGTCGGAGGGGCATTATAAGGAACCTCCTAAGTGCCACGTCTGA
- a CDS encoding type II toxin-antitoxin system RelE/ParE family toxin, protein MPRLIWTQEAIQDVDRLYKFLAEKNVEAARKAAKVILDETTKIEAFPEIGRPAEFINVYCRELLVPFGVSGYVVLYRYDGQLTTILAVKHQFEAGYLPEF, encoded by the coding sequence GTGCCACGTCTGATTTGGACTCAGGAGGCGATACAAGATGTAGATCGCCTCTATAAATTTTTAGCAGAGAAGAATGTAGAAGCTGCAAGAAAAGCAGCAAAAGTAATTTTAGATGAAACTACTAAAATTGAGGCATTTCCTGAAATTGGACGACCCGCTGAGTTTATAAATGTGTATTGCAGAGAGTTGTTAGTGCCGTTCGGTGTAAGTGGATATGTAGTGTTGTACCGATATGATGGCCAACTAACCACTATCTTAGCTGTAAAACATCAGTTTGAAGCGGGGTATCTGCCAGAGTTTTAA